The following are encoded in a window of Telmatobacter sp. DSM 110680 genomic DNA:
- a CDS encoding Hsp70 family protein, whose amino-acid sequence MRIGIDFGTTRVVVAAVDRGNFPLVYFESPDGQMRDWFPPVVGVKGEQRLYGWEAMSKQDDKDWTLLRSPKRSLRTAGPRTKIQIADQTLSLQTLMAEMMASLKSQLLEHSNLGAEPNEVLEVMLGVPANANSNQRFLTEEAASAGGFVVLGLMNEPSAAAIEYAYRNSAERKHRAGGSLLVYDLGGGTFDVSLLTLGATEHTVEASDGLPHVGGEDFDEILADLAQEIAKLPSPLTSVERRVLLEECREKKESLSPNTRKITIDLERVRPESEQVTFSADLYYERCRSLIESTREVVERLLAAHPGAQLDTLYVTGGGSELPPVARVLKEMFGRKVRRSAYMRSASAVGLAIRASSASERLHERFNHNFGIWREAESGGAIVFDLIFPRGMKLPEPGQPALRIERTYRPAHNIGHFRYLECSRLDDRGQPIGEITNWEQIQFPFDPRLSASPDLSALSVEPMSASGGMLAREEYSCDANGNLRVKISALPSGKEREYLISQSASS is encoded by the coding sequence ATGCGTATCGGTATTGATTTTGGAACTACCCGTGTTGTCGTAGCGGCTGTGGATCGTGGCAATTTTCCTCTGGTTTATTTTGAGTCCCCGGACGGACAGATGCGGGACTGGTTTCCCCCCGTAGTTGGCGTGAAAGGTGAACAGCGCCTGTACGGCTGGGAAGCAATGAGCAAGCAGGATGACAAAGACTGGACGCTGCTGCGTTCTCCCAAGCGCTCGCTCCGCACCGCCGGACCCAGGACGAAAATACAAATTGCCGATCAAACCCTCTCTCTTCAGACGCTGATGGCGGAGATGATGGCATCGCTCAAGTCGCAATTGCTCGAGCATTCAAACCTCGGTGCGGAGCCAAACGAAGTTCTCGAGGTCATGTTGGGTGTTCCAGCCAACGCCAACAGCAATCAACGTTTCCTCACCGAAGAGGCAGCAAGCGCCGGAGGATTCGTGGTGCTAGGCCTTATGAATGAGCCATCCGCGGCTGCGATCGAATACGCCTACCGCAATAGCGCCGAACGGAAGCACCGCGCGGGAGGCAGCCTGCTGGTTTACGACCTTGGCGGAGGCACGTTCGACGTCTCCCTGTTAACCCTGGGCGCGACCGAACACACAGTAGAGGCCTCAGATGGTCTTCCACACGTAGGAGGCGAGGATTTCGATGAAATCCTGGCAGACCTCGCTCAGGAAATCGCGAAGTTGCCGTCACCCCTCACGTCCGTCGAACGCCGCGTTCTGTTGGAGGAATGCCGGGAGAAGAAAGAGTCCCTCAGTCCGAACACGCGAAAGATCACTATCGATCTTGAGCGTGTACGCCCGGAGTCGGAGCAGGTGACATTTTCGGCTGATCTCTACTACGAACGCTGCCGCTCTTTGATCGAATCAACCCGCGAGGTCGTTGAAAGACTGCTCGCGGCTCATCCGGGTGCACAACTCGATACCTTGTACGTAACAGGAGGCGGCTCGGAACTTCCGCCGGTTGCCCGTGTTCTGAAGGAGATGTTCGGGCGCAAGGTGCGCCGGTCAGCTTACATGCGATCCGCCTCCGCCGTAGGGCTGGCCATTCGTGCGTCTTCCGCTTCAGAGCGGCTGCACGAGCGCTTTAACCACAATTTCGGTATTTGGCGCGAGGCGGAATCCGGTGGGGCTATTGTTTTTGATCTGATCTTCCCGCGCGGTATGAAGTTGCCGGAGCCGGGCCAACCTGCGTTGCGAATTGAGCGCACCTATCGGCCCGCACATAATATCGGACACTTCCGCTACCTTGAGTGCTCAAGGCTGGACGACCGCGGTCAGCCCATCGGGGAGATCACGAATTGGGAGCAGATTCAGTTTCCGTTCGATCCGCGTCTATCGGCCTCTCCCGATCTGTCCGCCCTTTCAGTGGAACCGATGAGTGCAAGCGGTGGCATGCTAGCGCGGGAAGAATATTCGTGCGATGCAAATGGAAACTTGCGTGTAAAAATTTCCGCCCTTCCATCCGGGAAGGAGAGGGAATATCTGATCAGTCAGTCTGCATCGAGTTGA
- the aroB gene encoding 3-dehydroquinate synthase, with the protein MQTIRVDTPSAKYDVVTGSGLIGSLVPRIQRASGKLPRRVFVLTSPEIWALWGNEFLKSFSDPPVTLFLAPGEKHKTMQSVEKLLRQMVAAGGDRGSLLIAFGGGIVGDVGGFLAAIFMRGIQYVQVPTTFLAQVDSSVGGKTGVNLPEGKNLVGSFHHPVAVFADIDVLGTLPDRELRAGLMESIKAGIIRDRSLVRFMEENVNEVLGRNPKALEKVIAASIRMKAGVVNRDERENGLRMILNLGHTVGHAIEQATRYKALLHGEAVGWGMIAALFVAHRRRSITGAQAARLENLIHLYGPLPGLKLSARKLAAATGGDKKNVGGVRRFVLPIGVGDAGVIEDLVAIELDAAISYMLSQAKETRA; encoded by the coding sequence GTGCAAACCATTCGAGTCGATACACCTTCGGCAAAATACGACGTCGTGACCGGCAGCGGACTGATCGGCTCGCTCGTACCTCGCATTCAACGAGCATCTGGAAAATTGCCCCGGCGGGTGTTTGTCCTGACTTCGCCGGAAATCTGGGCGCTTTGGGGCAATGAATTTCTCAAGTCATTCTCCGATCCCCCTGTGACGCTGTTTCTAGCTCCGGGAGAGAAGCACAAGACCATGCAGAGCGTTGAGAAGCTTCTGCGCCAGATGGTTGCAGCAGGCGGCGATCGCGGTTCCCTGTTGATCGCTTTCGGCGGCGGGATTGTGGGAGACGTTGGCGGGTTTCTGGCTGCGATCTTCATGCGCGGAATCCAGTACGTTCAAGTCCCGACCACATTTCTTGCGCAGGTGGATTCGTCGGTCGGCGGAAAAACTGGAGTAAATCTGCCGGAAGGAAAAAACCTCGTCGGCAGCTTTCATCATCCAGTCGCCGTCTTTGCTGACATCGATGTGCTGGGCACGCTTCCTGATCGGGAACTCCGCGCCGGCCTGATGGAAAGCATCAAAGCCGGCATCATTCGCGATCGTTCCCTGGTCCGCTTCATGGAAGAGAACGTAAACGAAGTTCTCGGCCGCAATCCGAAAGCATTGGAAAAAGTGATTGCCGCATCGATTCGTATGAAGGCTGGAGTGGTGAATCGGGACGAACGCGAAAACGGACTGCGCATGATTCTGAACCTGGGCCACACCGTTGGCCACGCCATCGAACAGGCGACACGTTACAAGGCTCTTCTGCATGGCGAAGCGGTGGGATGGGGCATGATTGCTGCGCTGTTTGTTGCGCACCGTCGCAGAAGCATTACCGGTGCCCAGGCAGCACGCCTTGAGAATCTGATTCACCTCTATGGCCCTTTGCCCGGACTGAAACTCAGCGCGCGCAAGCTCGCTGCAGCCACTGGCGGCGACAAAAAGAACGTAGGCGGTGTGCGGCGATTCGTTCTTCCCATCGGTGTTGGCGATGCGGGCGTCATTGAAGATCTGGTAGCGATAGAGCTTGATGCTGCAATCAGCTACATGCTTTCGCAAGCGAAGGAAACTCGCGCGTGA
- a CDS encoding ubiquinone/menaquinone biosynthesis methyltransferase, whose translation MPTTGAKPKGAQDESHAAEAVQQMFDAIAPRYDLLNHVLSANIDRLWWRRTARQFSSVLADPNSAVLDICCGTGDLTMALLKRRPHNARPILGADFSHGMLRRGALKFGADRPNRSSAIALEADALHLPLRSGSLDLIVTAFGFRNLANYEAGLREFHRVLKPGGQLGILEFSEPGGPIGKLYALYFRRVLPAIGRVICGKDGPYSYLPASVGAFPSPPEMLALMQHAGYSNCDWQPYTFGIAGLYTAIRTPVV comes from the coding sequence ATGCCGACAACCGGTGCAAAGCCGAAGGGGGCTCAGGACGAATCGCACGCTGCGGAAGCCGTGCAGCAGATGTTCGACGCCATTGCACCGCGTTACGATTTGCTCAATCACGTGCTTTCGGCCAACATCGATCGACTCTGGTGGAGAAGGACTGCTCGGCAGTTCAGTTCAGTGCTGGCCGATCCCAATTCTGCTGTTCTGGACATATGTTGCGGCACCGGCGATCTGACGATGGCGCTGCTCAAACGTCGCCCGCATAATGCGCGCCCTATTCTCGGAGCCGACTTTTCGCATGGCATGTTGCGACGGGGTGCCCTTAAATTTGGCGCCGACAGACCAAACCGCTCCAGCGCCATCGCTCTTGAAGCGGACGCTCTGCATCTGCCATTGCGCTCAGGATCGCTCGATTTGATTGTTACGGCATTCGGCTTTCGCAACTTGGCCAACTATGAAGCGGGACTGCGCGAATTTCATCGCGTGCTCAAGCCTGGTGGCCAACTCGGCATCCTTGAATTCAGCGAGCCCGGCGGCCCGATCGGCAAGCTCTATGCGCTCTATTTTCGTCGTGTTTTGCCGGCGATTGGTCGCGTGATCTGCGGCAAAGACGGACCGTACAGCTATCTTCCCGCATCGGTAGGAGCTTTTCCGTCACCGCCCGAAATGCTCGCTCTAATGCAGCATGCCGGATATTCCAATTGCGATTGGCAGCCCTACACCTTTGGAATCGCCGGGTTGTACACGGCGATACGCACGCCTGTAGTCTAG
- the nadB gene encoding L-aspartate oxidase, giving the protein MALASSVDFLVMGAGVAGLRAAIELADHGEVLVITKEWLGESNTHYAQGGIAVALADDAQDIALHFEDTISAGDGLVFQPAAQVLVAEGPLRVAELIEWGTRFDADCGKLMRTREGAHSLPRILHANGDATGAEISRSLVEYAHAHPRIKFAEWTMVTNLLLADGRVVGAELASANPLENEQLNPKRISARAILIASGGAGQVYSDTTNPEVATGDGLALALEAGAELADMEFYQFHPTAFSLAGAPRFLISEALRGEGAYLRNDRGERFMERYHPLLELAPRDVVARAITREGLGDEGETRPVYLDMRHVRDVDLHQRFPGISKFLARYSLDLALDLIPVRPAAHYLMGGIRTDLAGRTSVPGLYAAGEVACTGVHGANRLASNSLLEGLVFGARAAQAMIEDRLSLVPVPSDPFENRPLGSDDAAMVAQQVLSLRRAMWADGGLLRSASSLEAGLQAQAQCEVCLWEIVQAGKMSRSLFEGQCMARVAGAILCSALARQESRGAHFRSDYPRRDDNEFQKHSVFTKNGNVAFERW; this is encoded by the coding sequence ATGGCATTGGCATCTTCAGTGGATTTTCTGGTGATGGGAGCAGGGGTGGCAGGGTTACGTGCTGCCATCGAACTTGCCGATCATGGTGAAGTTTTAGTTATCACGAAGGAATGGCTCGGCGAGTCGAACACGCATTATGCGCAGGGAGGGATCGCCGTGGCATTAGCGGACGATGCCCAGGACATAGCTCTTCACTTCGAAGACACAATTTCAGCCGGGGATGGGCTCGTGTTTCAGCCGGCTGCTCAGGTGCTTGTGGCAGAGGGTCCACTGCGAGTTGCCGAGTTGATTGAGTGGGGAACGCGCTTCGACGCGGACTGTGGCAAGCTGATGCGTACACGGGAAGGCGCGCATTCACTGCCGCGTATTCTGCATGCCAACGGAGACGCGACGGGCGCGGAAATCAGTCGTTCCCTCGTCGAATATGCTCATGCGCACCCTCGGATCAAGTTTGCTGAGTGGACAATGGTCACCAATTTGCTGCTGGCCGATGGTCGCGTGGTCGGGGCTGAGCTTGCCTCGGCAAATCCACTTGAAAACGAGCAGCTGAACCCTAAACGGATAAGTGCTCGCGCAATTCTCATTGCGTCGGGCGGTGCCGGGCAGGTGTACAGCGATACCACGAATCCCGAGGTTGCCACAGGCGATGGCCTCGCGCTCGCTCTCGAAGCCGGTGCTGAATTAGCGGACATGGAGTTCTATCAATTTCATCCGACCGCGTTTTCGCTCGCGGGAGCGCCGCGTTTTCTGATTTCCGAGGCGCTTCGTGGGGAGGGTGCTTATCTCCGCAACGATCGTGGCGAGCGCTTCATGGAGCGCTATCATCCACTGCTTGAACTGGCTCCGCGCGACGTGGTTGCCCGCGCTATCACCCGCGAGGGTTTAGGCGACGAGGGTGAAACGCGCCCAGTCTATCTCGATATGCGCCATGTGAGGGATGTTGATCTTCATCAGAGATTTCCCGGCATCAGCAAATTCCTCGCAAGATATTCACTGGACCTCGCGCTTGATCTGATTCCGGTGCGTCCGGCCGCACATTACCTCATGGGTGGGATTCGCACCGATCTTGCGGGACGGACCTCGGTGCCCGGCCTCTATGCGGCGGGTGAAGTTGCCTGTACGGGCGTACACGGCGCCAATCGACTCGCATCAAATTCCTTGCTCGAAGGACTGGTTTTCGGTGCGCGCGCGGCCCAGGCAATGATTGAAGACCGATTGTCCCTGGTACCGGTTCCGTCTGATCCGTTTGAAAATCGGCCTTTGGGAAGCGACGATGCAGCAATGGTTGCGCAACAGGTCCTCAGCTTGCGACGTGCGATGTGGGCGGATGGGGGGCTACTGCGTTCTGCCTCAAGCCTTGAGGCTGGGCTGCAGGCGCAGGCACAATGCGAAGTCTGCCTGTGGGAGATTGTGCAGGCCGGAAAGATGAGTCGCAGTCTCTTCGAAGGACAGTGTATGGCCCGCGTAGCTGGAGCGATCCTATGCTCCGCTCTTGCTCGTCAAGAGAGCCGCGGTGCCCATTTTCGCAGTGATTATCCGCGTCGGGACGACAATGAATTCCAAAAGCACTCGGTTTTCACGAAAAATGGAAACGTCGCATTTGAACGCTGGTGA
- a CDS encoding APC family permease, protein MGNQSNAEAKVYSEGSPKENYGLHAGVLGPLETLAQSVSAMAPSTSPSLTIPLVFAIAGNATWLVYLLATGATLIVGFCVSRFARLSASPGSLYTYTAETLPTIFGVAAGWGLLLAYLATAASVAGGALYYTNVLSQQFLHRTPPVLLTLVVICLAAGFVAYRDVKLSAELMLWIEICSVSLICIVLTVMPVHFGFHLDMDQFRLRGVSFSSLGPALVLSMFSFVGFESATTLGSEARNPLRTIPRAVIQCAILAGIFFMLCSYSEVLGFRGESGKLSDTTSPLHILADKAGVSPLGTGIDFGALISMVACVLACITAASRVLMRMARERLLPVLFEKTSERHTCGGHCVVHVRCFPSYSCNGDARSQRIRRVRPARLSIGLRLSDSVCARCTGVAVCATCTRSAFTLRRSSQCHRGSGSDSDRRLRSTLHRRHCPRAASLHLPALHRDWPRLVRTEAQADGSRLNALGLRIVVGLQNQ, encoded by the coding sequence GTGGGCAACCAAAGCAACGCGGAGGCGAAAGTGTATTCGGAGGGCAGTCCAAAAGAGAATTATGGGCTGCACGCCGGCGTTTTGGGTCCATTGGAGACGCTCGCTCAATCCGTCTCCGCCATGGCGCCATCCACCTCTCCTTCGCTTACTATCCCACTCGTATTCGCCATCGCCGGCAACGCAACCTGGCTCGTCTACCTGCTAGCTACGGGCGCTACCTTGATCGTCGGTTTCTGCGTCAGCCGCTTTGCGCGTCTCTCTGCTTCTCCCGGTTCGCTCTACACATACACGGCAGAAACACTGCCAACCATCTTTGGAGTCGCGGCAGGGTGGGGACTGCTGCTCGCGTACCTGGCCACCGCAGCCTCAGTCGCGGGCGGAGCGCTGTACTACACCAACGTACTTTCGCAGCAATTCCTTCATCGGACACCGCCGGTTCTTCTCACGCTTGTTGTCATCTGCCTTGCGGCGGGATTTGTTGCTTATCGCGATGTGAAGCTTTCCGCTGAATTGATGCTCTGGATAGAAATCTGTTCCGTCAGCCTTATCTGCATTGTCCTTACAGTGATGCCGGTCCACTTCGGATTTCATCTGGACATGGACCAATTCAGGCTGCGCGGCGTTTCCTTCTCCAGCCTCGGCCCCGCTCTGGTACTCTCCATGTTTAGTTTCGTCGGCTTTGAAAGCGCCACCACACTAGGCAGCGAAGCGCGCAATCCGTTGCGCACTATTCCTCGAGCCGTAATACAGTGCGCCATCCTTGCGGGAATCTTCTTTATGCTCTGCTCCTACTCCGAAGTGCTGGGGTTTCGCGGCGAATCTGGCAAGTTGAGCGATACTACGAGCCCGCTCCATATTCTTGCCGATAAGGCCGGAGTATCGCCGCTGGGCACGGGCATCGATTTCGGTGCGCTCATCAGCATGGTCGCGTGCGTGCTTGCCTGTATAACCGCGGCCTCACGCGTGCTCATGCGGATGGCGCGAGAAAGACTGCTTCCCGTCCTCTTCGAAAAAACAAGTGAGCGACACACCTGTGGCGGCCATTGTGTTGTCCACGTGCGTTGTTTTCCTTCCTACAGCTGTAATGGCGATGCGCGGAGTCAGCGGATCCGACGTGTACGACCTGCTCGGCTCTCTATCGGTCTTCGGCTTTCTGACAGCGTATGCGCTCGTTGCACTGGCGTTGCCGTTTGCGCGACGTGCACGCGGTCAGCATTCACACTTCGTCGCAGCAGTCAGTGTCATCGCGGTTCTGGTAGTGATTCTGATCGCCGTCTTCGATCTACGCTCCACCGCCGACATTGCCCACGCGCGGCTTCCCTACATCTACCTGCTCTACATCGCGACTGGCCTCGCCTGGTACGCACTGAAGCGCAAGCGGACGGCAGTCGTCTGAACGCGCTAGGCCTGCGTATCGTCGTCGGACTGCAAAATCAGTAG
- a CDS encoding DUF2165 domain-containing protein, which produces MITRSAKLLLLAGVALYYTLVVFNNLTDFNSNYEFIQHVLSMDSTSPGNHGMWRAMSSPGMHLLFYWLIIVWELITAILAWWGLWNLVRALRRPANAFNAEKRLAIMALTLSLLMWLVAFIDVGGEWFLMWQSHTWNGQEEAFRMFVIVGFAMLLILQSDDDTQA; this is translated from the coding sequence ATGATTACGCGCTCAGCGAAACTGCTGTTGCTAGCGGGAGTCGCGTTGTATTACACGCTGGTGGTGTTTAACAACCTGACGGACTTCAACTCGAATTATGAATTCATTCAGCATGTGTTGTCGATGGATTCAACGTCTCCCGGGAATCACGGGATGTGGCGAGCGATGTCGTCACCGGGCATGCATCTGTTGTTCTACTGGCTCATCATCGTGTGGGAGTTAATAACCGCGATCCTTGCGTGGTGGGGGCTGTGGAACTTGGTACGTGCGTTGCGCCGACCTGCCAATGCGTTCAATGCTGAGAAACGATTGGCCATCATGGCCTTGACGCTCTCACTGCTGATGTGGCTGGTGGCTTTTATCGATGTAGGCGGCGAGTGGTTTTTGATGTGGCAGTCACACACGTGGAACGGACAGGAAGAAGCATTTCGCATGTTCGTAATTGTGGGATTCGCGATGCTACTGATTTTGCAGTCCGACGACGATACGCAGGCCTAG
- a CDS encoding TonB-dependent receptor, which produces MRIRSQMISRLFAFATVVALCSFTLLAQQTLGGLTGEVTDASGGVIPNVQITVVDESTSLTRTTTSNGSGTYSLVNLPIGIYTLTYKADGYDVQKTQHITVQANRTATVNAALKVGQTTTTVEVEASPLMNAVDTTVGYVLDKTEIEDVPLATGSFTGLATQSSGVSAELGGGTGANSGLGNAPIWANGQRDTSNSFLLNGVDASNLFNGKSTSQVSSARVINSTGVQTSPGGGGGEIPSAASIYLSIGNAIPTPAPETIAEVRVNASMYDATQGSTSGAHIDLSTASGTNNYHGALYAHRGTNWINAAPFFFNQDPSVPSYDKVPELHRYILGGSIGGPIIKDKLFAFLSYQHLHVSDQEIGDSFLDVPVGLSDDRSASALTDITNNSFGENIGNPDVAVSSIDHNALVLFNSPALPGEPGKWLIPNDALGGIPPTITHLDNAFIPGTGRFGADLAVADIDYNATKKDTLSLKYFYQHDPTISPYSYSSVPGFAEHLDSGAQVFSISNSYLVKPNLSTTETIGFIREKNWADNEQAFGPNSIPGGAAGTGSINMFGSNYFPGISIFNILGQYQPSGITNVYLNIGPNAESQSSNTGVFQNRLAPSGTAIWMLGKHTLNFGASYSYTQLNTIDKRTGTGTIATDDFSQFVQGFVTPGSSATGFYVTSFLQGDASRYYRANQLGTYLQDKFQITPTLSLTAGVRYDWDGGLTEKYGRIFNFDPSSYSYSAASDSIDNTGLIIAGNNANGTKGVSATTLTGRQWGIAPRIGAAWQPGMFHSKLVVRAGAGMYYDRGELFSYLSPGYAIGTVTGGPFGVNQQLPFVNVSSCPSSSQSLYGDYGSYYIPTCGGNGGYGPPTALPTNAEGNLENPYGTTLQHPAPSNPKASDLANYLPNAYSIENYGDGAPGVINNGQPISLGVYNRANKLPYTFNYTLDVQWQPRNDLAIELGYVGNLGRHQVIPLPFNQPKIASTSAPTLGGGAYQQNYSYGYDVLGATLPDGSGYQANYEGGNVDLRVPYIGYAAESLSYVAAGVDAYNALQAHIEKRMSHGIQVGVSYTWSHALDEQSGLGLFYNGNNPLNLRSGYGSSDYDRTHVTTFNYIYQIPGFARKNSLVGKLADGWSLVGLTVLQSGQPYSVIDFSGAIGSIYYSTADGITNPVVPLANGCTAKTALSGHSGAWTPVLGQAGAALKASCFTLPLLPAGGLNGAIPTSDPYETGFTSGQRNIFRQAFQKRADASLVKETKLTERYSLKFTFDVYNLTNTTSFDIPGNEVSQNAFYNAFPSAGEPVLPSGCSGTGPCNSLYSFPSGLGIVTHTIGSPRQVQMSLHFDF; this is translated from the coding sequence ATGCGCATTCGTTCTCAGATGATCTCCCGGCTGTTTGCATTCGCGACAGTCGTAGCGTTGTGCTCCTTCACACTTTTAGCTCAGCAGACGCTCGGCGGTCTCACCGGCGAGGTCACCGACGCATCGGGCGGCGTGATTCCCAACGTACAAATCACCGTGGTAGACGAGTCGACTTCGTTGACCCGCACCACCACGAGCAATGGCTCGGGTACCTACTCGTTGGTGAATCTGCCCATCGGAATCTACACGCTAACCTACAAGGCCGATGGATACGATGTGCAGAAGACGCAGCACATCACCGTGCAGGCTAATCGAACCGCAACTGTGAACGCGGCTCTCAAGGTCGGCCAAACCACAACCACAGTTGAAGTGGAAGCTTCGCCTTTGATGAATGCCGTTGACACCACTGTGGGATACGTCCTCGACAAAACTGAAATCGAAGACGTGCCCCTCGCGACTGGCAGTTTTACAGGCCTTGCAACACAATCGAGCGGCGTAAGCGCTGAGCTGGGCGGTGGCACTGGAGCCAACTCGGGCCTTGGCAACGCGCCAATCTGGGCCAATGGCCAGCGAGACACTTCGAACAGCTTTCTGCTGAACGGCGTCGATGCCAGCAACTTGTTCAACGGCAAAAGCACCAGCCAGGTCTCCTCCGCGCGCGTTATCAACAGCACGGGCGTGCAGACCAGCCCCGGCGGCGGCGGCGGCGAAATCCCTTCCGCTGCCTCCATCTATCTCTCCATCGGAAACGCCATTCCCACACCTGCCCCGGAGACGATCGCCGAGGTCCGCGTCAATGCTTCGATGTATGACGCGACCCAAGGTTCAACCTCAGGCGCGCACATCGACTTGAGCACCGCCTCGGGCACCAACAACTATCACGGCGCACTTTACGCACACCGCGGCACAAACTGGATCAATGCCGCGCCCTTCTTCTTCAATCAGGATCCCAGCGTTCCGTCCTACGACAAGGTTCCGGAACTGCACCGCTATATTCTTGGCGGCAGCATCGGTGGGCCGATCATCAAGGACAAGCTCTTCGCCTTCCTCTCTTACCAGCATCTTCATGTGTCCGATCAGGAAATTGGCGATTCCTTCCTCGATGTTCCAGTCGGTCTCTCCGATGACCGTTCGGCAAGCGCGTTGACCGACATCACCAACAACTCCTTTGGCGAAAACATCGGCAACCCCGACGTCGCAGTCTCGAGCATTGACCACAATGCCCTGGTCTTGTTTAACTCACCAGCGCTGCCCGGGGAACCCGGCAAGTGGCTCATCCCCAATGATGCACTCGGCGGAATTCCTCCCACCATCACGCATCTCGATAACGCGTTTATTCCGGGAACCGGGCGCTTTGGTGCGGACCTCGCCGTAGCCGACATCGATTACAACGCGACCAAAAAAGATACGCTCAGTCTCAAATACTTCTATCAACACGATCCCACGATTTCGCCGTATTCCTATTCGAGTGTTCCTGGCTTCGCCGAGCATCTCGATTCCGGCGCGCAAGTCTTTTCCATCAGCAACAGCTACCTCGTCAAGCCGAACCTAAGTACTACAGAGACCATTGGCTTCATCCGGGAAAAGAACTGGGCCGATAACGAGCAGGCGTTCGGTCCCAATTCCATACCCGGCGGCGCGGCTGGCACCGGGTCGATCAACATGTTCGGGTCCAACTATTTTCCTGGTATCTCGATCTTCAACATTCTCGGTCAATATCAGCCCAGCGGCATCACCAACGTCTACCTCAACATCGGACCAAACGCCGAAAGTCAGTCCTCGAATACCGGCGTGTTCCAGAACCGGCTTGCTCCCTCCGGAACAGCAATCTGGATGCTGGGCAAGCACACGCTCAACTTCGGCGCGAGCTACTCCTACACGCAGCTCAACACCATCGACAAGCGCACTGGCACCGGCACCATTGCTACTGACGACTTCAGCCAATTCGTACAAGGCTTCGTAACCCCTGGCAGCTCAGCGACAGGCTTCTACGTAACCTCGTTTCTGCAGGGCGATGCCAGCCGCTACTACCGCGCAAACCAGCTCGGAACCTATCTCCAGGACAAGTTCCAGATCACTCCGACTCTTTCCCTAACCGCGGGTGTTCGCTATGACTGGGACGGAGGCCTCACGGAAAAATACGGCCGCATCTTCAACTTCGATCCCTCGTCCTACAGCTACAGCGCCGCCAGCGACAGCATCGACAACACCGGCCTCATCATCGCCGGCAACAACGCCAACGGCACTAAGGGCGTAAGCGCCACAACCCTCACCGGCCGCCAGTGGGGCATCGCTCCTCGCATCGGCGCCGCGTGGCAGCCGGGGATGTTCCACAGCAAGCTCGTAGTCCGCGCCGGCGCAGGAATGTATTACGATCGCGGCGAATTATTCAGCTACCTCTCTCCCGGATATGCAATTGGCACTGTGACCGGCGGCCCGTTCGGCGTTAACCAGCAATTACCCTTCGTCAATGTCTCATCGTGCCCGTCCTCATCGCAGTCGCTCTACGGCGATTACGGGTCGTACTACATTCCCACCTGCGGCGGTAACGGTGGTTACGGTCCGCCAACGGCACTCCCCACTAACGCAGAAGGCAATCTCGAGAATCCCTACGGCACTACGTTGCAGCACCCTGCGCCATCGAATCCGAAGGCCTCGGACCTTGCCAACTATCTGCCCAATGCCTACAGCATTGAAAACTACGGTGATGGCGCTCCGGGCGTCATTAACAACGGTCAACCCATTTCGCTAGGTGTCTACAACCGCGCCAACAAGCTGCCCTACACGTTCAACTACACGCTGGATGTCCAGTGGCAGCCACGCAACGATCTGGCCATCGAACTCGGCTACGTAGGCAATCTCGGACGTCACCAGGTCATTCCCTTGCCCTTCAACCAGCCGAAGATCGCGTCAACTTCGGCTCCAACACTCGGCGGCGGCGCATATCAGCAGAACTATAGCTACGGCTACGATGTGCTTGGCGCCACACTGCCCGATGGAAGTGGCTACCAGGCTAACTACGAAGGCGGCAACGTCGATCTGCGCGTTCCCTATATCGGCTATGCCGCTGAGTCTCTTTCATACGTGGCCGCCGGCGTCGATGCCTACAACGCCCTGCAGGCGCATATCGAAAAACGCATGAGCCACGGCATCCAGGTCGGCGTCTCCTACACCTGGTCCCATGCACTGGATGAGCAAAGTGGACTGGGCCTCTTCTACAACGGCAACAATCCTCTGAATCTGCGCAGCGGTTACGGTTCGTCGGATTACGACCGCACGCACGTGACCACTTTCAACTACATCTACCAGATTCCCGGGTTTGCCAGGAAGAACTCACTCGTGGGAAAACTCGCCGACGGATGGTCGCTGGTCGGACTCACTGTGCTGCAGAGCGGCCAGCCCTACAGCGTCATTGATTTCTCCGGTGCCATCGGCAGCATCTACTACTCGACCGCCGACGGCATCACAAACCCTGTCGTCCCGCTTGCCAACGGATGCACCGCGAAAACCGCACTCAGCGGTCACTCGGGTGCATGGACACCTGTACTCGGCCAGGCAGGCGCCGCGTTGAAGGCCTCCTGTTTCACGCTTCCCTTGCTCCCGGCCGGCGGACTGAACGGCGCAATCCCCACCTCCGATCCTTATGAAACAGGATTTACCAGTGGACAACGCAACATCTTCCGCCAGGCATTTCAGAAGCGCGCAGACGCTTCGCTGGTGAAGGAGACGAAGCTGACAGAGCGTTACAGCCTCAAGTTCACCTTCGATGTCTACAACCTTACCAACACCACAAGTTTTGACATTCCCGGCAACGAAGTTTCACAGAACGCGTTCTACAACGCCTTCCCCTCGGCCGGAGAACCTGTGCTTCCCAGCGGTTGTAGCGGCACCGGCCCCTGTAATTCGCTGTACAGCTTCCCATCGGGACTGGGCATCGTGACACACACGATCGGCAGCCCGCGGCAGGTCCAGATGTCACTGCACTTCGACTTCTAA